A region of Mesoplodon densirostris isolate mMesDen1 chromosome 11, mMesDen1 primary haplotype, whole genome shotgun sequence DNA encodes the following proteins:
- the C1R gene encoding complement C1r subcomponent — protein MWLLYVLVPVLFYRVGGSVFTPRKLYGEVTSPLYPKPYPDNFETTTVITVPTGYRVKLVFWQFDLEPSEGCFYDYVKISADKKTLGRFCGQLGSPLGNPPGRKEFMSQGNKMLLTFHTDFSNEENGTVMFYKGFLAYYQAVDLDECASQLNLVEENPQPLCQHLCHNYIGGYFCSCRPGYELQKDRHSCHAECSSELFTEPSGYISSLEYPRPYPPDLRCNYSIRVERGLTLQLKFLEPFEIDDHQQVHCPYDQLQIYANERNIGEFCGKQRPEPIDTSSNSVDLLFFTDESGDSQGWKLHYTSEIIKCPQPKILDSFTLIQDLQPQYEFRDYFIATCKQGYQLMEGKQALLSYTAVCQDDGTWHRPMPRCKIKDCGQPRILPNGAFNYTTTAGVNTYQACIQYYCHEPYYKMQTRDGRSKSERGRYTCTAQGIWKNELAGEKMPRCLPVCGKPVNPVEQKQRIVGGQKAKLGNFPWQAFTNIHGRGGGALLGDRWILTAAHTLYPKEYEAQGNATVDVFLGHVSVEEITKLANHPVRRVSIHPDYRQEESHNFEGDIALLELENSVTLGPNLLPICLPDNETFYDQGLMGYVSGFGIMEERLSHILRFVRLPVAKREDCESWLRKKNRKDVFSENMFCSGDPTLKQDACQGDSGGVFAVRDEENDRWVATGIISWGIGCSRGYGFYTKLLNYVDWIKKEMEEED, from the exons AT gtGGCTCTTATACGTCCTGGTGCCAGTCCTGTTCTACAGGGTGGGAGGCTCCGTCTTCACCCCTCGGAAGCTCTATGGGGAAGTGACTTCCCCTCTGTACCCCAAGCCTTACCCCGACAACTTTGAGACCACCACTGTGATCACGGTCCCCACGGGATACAGGGTGAAGCTCGTCTTCTGGCAGTTTGACCTGGAGCCTTCGGAAGGCTGTTTCTATGACTATGTCAAG ATCTCTGCCGATAAGAAAACCCTGGGGAGGTTCTGTGGGCAGCTGGGCTCTCCACTGGGCAACCCtccaggaaggaaggaatttATGTCCCAAGGGAACAAGATGCTGCTGACCTTCCACACGGATTTCTCCAACGAGGAGAACGGCACCGTCATGTTCTACAAGGGCTTCCTGGCCTACTACCAAGCTGTGG ACCTGGACGAATGTGCCTCCCAGCTCAACTTGGTCGAGGAGAATCCCCAGCCCCTGTGCCAGCACCTGTGTCACAACTACATTGGTGGCTATTTCTGTTCCTGCCGTCCAGGCTATGAGCTTCAGAAGGACCGGCATTCCTGCCACG CTGAGTGCAGCAGCGAGCTGTTCACAGAGCCGTCGGGCTACATCTCCAGCCTGGAGTACCCCCGGCCCTACCCCCCCGACCTACGCTGCAACTACAGCATCCGGGTGGAGCGGGGCCTCACCCTCCAACTCAAGTTCCTGGAGCCTTTCGAAATCGATGACCACCAGCAAGTACACTGTCCCTACGACCAGCTACAG ATCTATGCCAACGAGAGGAACATCGGTGAGTTCTGTGGGAAGCAAAGGCCAGAGCCCATTGACACCAGCAGCAACTCTGTGGACCTGCTGTTCTTCACAGACGAGTCAGGGGACAGCCAGGGCTGGAAGTTGCACTACACCAGCGAAA TCATCAAATGCCCCCAGCCCAAGATCCTAGACTCATTCACCCTCATCCAGGATCTGCAGCCCCAGTACGAGTTCCGGGACTACTTCATCGCCACCTGCAAACAGGGCTACCAGCTCATGGAG GGGAAACAGGCGCTCCTGTCCTACACAGCTGTCTGCCAGGATGATGGCACATGGCATCGCCCCATGCCCAGGTGCAAGA TCAAGGACTGCGGGCAGCCCCGAATCTTGCCTAATGGAGCCTTCAATTATACGACCACAGCGGGGGTGAACACCTACCAGGCCTGTATCCAGTACTACTGCCATGAGCCGTATTACAAGATGCAAACCAGAGATGGCAGAAGCAAGTCTGAGCGAG gGCGGTACACCTGCACAGCTCAGGGCATTTGGAAGAATGAGCTGGCAGGAGAGAAGATGCCTCGGTGTTTGCCAG tgTGCGGGAAACCCGTCAACCCTGTGGAGCAGAAGCAGCGCATCGTTGGAGGCCAGAAGGCCAAGCTTGGCAACTTCCCCTGGCAGGCCTTCACCAATATCCACGGGCGCGGGGGGGGCGCGCTGCTGGGCGACCGCTGGATCCTCACGGCCGCGCACACGCTCTACCCCAAGGAGTACGAAGCGCAGGGCAACGCCACCGTGGACGTGTTCCTGGGCCACGTCAGCGTGGAAGAGATCACCAAGCTGGCCAACCACCCCGTCCGCAGGGTCAGCATCCACCCAGACTACCGCCAGGAAGAGTCCCACAATTTCGAGGGGGACATCGCCCTCCTGGAGCTGGAAAATAGTGTCACCCTGGGCCCCAACCTCCTCCCCATCTGCCTCCCCGACAATGAGACCTTCTACGACCAGGGTCTCATGGGCTATGTCAGTGGCTTTGGGATCATGGAGGAGAGACTTTCTCACATCCTCAGGTTTGTCCGTCTGCCCGTAGCTAAGCGAGAGGATTGTGAGAGCTGGCTCcggaaaaaaaataggaaagatgtGTTTTCTGAAAACATGTTTTGTTCTGGGGACCCGACTCTAAAGCAAGATGCCTGTCAGGGGGATAGCGGAGGGGTCTTTGCTGTGAGGGATGAGGAAAATGATCGCTGGGTGGCGACAGGCATCATATCCTGGGGCATCGGCTGcagcagggggtacgggttctaCACCAAACTACTCAACTACGTGGACTGGATCAAGAaagagatggaggaggaggacTGA
- the C1S gene encoding complement C1s subcomponent — MSCSPGMDKLPEMWCIVLFSLLAWVYAEPTMYGEILSPNYPQAYPNDVEKSWDIEVPEGYGIHLYFTHLDIELSENCAYDSVQIMSGGLEEGKLCGQRTGKKPNSPVVEEFQVPYNKLQVIFKSDFSNEERFTGFSAYYVAVDVNECTDFADVPCSHFCNNFIGGYFCSCPPEYFLHDDMRNCGVNCSGDVFTTLIGELTSPNYPSLYPENSRCDYQILLEEGFQVVVTMQREDFDVEPADSEGHCADSLLFVAGNQQFGPYCGNGFPGPLTIETKSNALNIIFQTDETEQKKGWRFRYHGDPIPCPKEVTANSFWEPDRAKYVFKDVVKITCVDGFEVVQGSVGSTSFYSTCQSNGKWSNSKLRCQPVDCGAPEPIRHGSVEDPENTLFGSVTRYTCEKPYYYMENERSEEYRCAGNGSWVNELLGAELPKCVPVCGVPGEPFTEKQRIFGGSIAKIENFPWQVFFSNPRAGGALIDEHWVLTAAHTVEGNHDPVMYVGSTSVVTSQLANAQMLTAEKVFIHPGWKDLDASEIRKNFDNDIALVRLQDPVKMGPTVSPICLPGASSEYNPSVGDLGLISGWGRTNAKDHVIKLRGAKLPVAPLAKCREVKGLNPGIDINSFVFTENMICAGGEKGVDSCEGDSGGAFALQVPNEENPKFYVAGLVSWGPQCGTYGIYTRVKNYIDWIMKTMQENSAPSVD; from the exons ATGAGCTGCTCACCAGGGATGGACAAATTGCCAGAGATGTG gtgCATTGTCCTGTTTTCCCTTTTGGCATGGGTTTATGCTGAGCCTACTATGTATGGGGAGATCCTGTCCCCCAACTATCCTCAGGCATACCCCAATGATGTAGAGAAGTCTTGGGATATAGAAGTTCCTGAAGGGTACGGGATCCACCTTTACTTTACCCACCTGGACATAGAGCTGTCCGAGAACTGCGCATATGACTCAGTGCAG ATAATGTCAGGAGGCCTTGAAGAAGGGAAACTCTGTGGACAGAGGACCGGCAAGAAGCCCAACTCCCCCGTGGTGGAAGAGTTCCAAGTCCCATACAATAAACTCCAGGTGATCTTCAAGTCAGACTTCTCCAACGAAGAGCGTTTCACTGGGTTTTCTGCGTACTACGTTGCTGTAG ATGTAAATGAGTGCACAGACTTTGCAGATGTCCCTTGCAGCCACTTCTGCAACAACTTCATTGGTGGTTACTTCTGCTCCTGCCCCCCAGAATACTTCCTCCATGATGATATGAGGAATTGCGGAG tCAACTGCAGTGGGGATGTATTCACCACACTGATTGGGGAGCTCACAAGTCCCAATTATCCCAGTCTATACCCAGAGAACTCAAGGTGTGACTATCAGATCCTGTTGGAGGAAGGGTTCCAAGTGGTGGTGACTATGCAGAGAGAAGATTTTGATGTGGAACCTGCTGATTCTGAGGGCCACTGCGCTGACAGTTTACTT tTTGTTGCAGGAAACCAGCAATTTGGTCCTTACTGCGGTAATGGATTCCCTGGGCCACTAACTATTGAAACCAAGAGTAATGCTCTCAATATCATCTTCCAAACTGATGAAACAGAGCAAAAAAAGGGATGGAGATTTCGTTACCATGGAGATC CAATCCCTTGTCCTAAAGAAGTCACTGCCAATTCTTTTTGGGAGCCTGATAGAGCAAAATATGTGTTCAAAGATGTGGTGAAGATAACCTGTGTGGATGGGTTTGAAGTTGTACAG GGAAGTGTGGGCTCGACATCTTTCTACTCTACTTGCCAAAGCAATGGAAAGTGGAGTAATTCCAAACTGCGGTGTCAAC CCGTGGACTGTGGCGCTCCCGAACCCATTCGGCATGGTAGCGTCGAAGATCCAGAAAATACTCTATTTGGTTCTGTCACTCGCTACACTTGTGAGAAGCCATATTACTACATGGAAAATGAAAGAAGTG AGGAGTATCGCTGTGCTGGCAACGGGAGCTGGGTGAATGAGCTGCTGGGCGCAGAGCTGCCAAAATGTGTTCCAG TCTGTGGCGTCCCTGGtgagccctttacagaaaaacagAGGATATTTGGAGGCTCCATTGCAAAGATTGAAAATTTCCCCTGGCAAGTCTTCTTCTCGAACCCCCGGGCCGGCGGGGCTCTCATAGATGAGCACTGGGTGCTGACAGCTGCCCACACCGTGGAGGGGAACCATGACCCGGTGATGTACGTTGGATCTACCTCAGTGGTCACTTCACAACTGGCAAATGCCCAGATGCTCACTGCTGAGAAAGTGTTCATTCATCCTGGTTGGAAGGACCTGGATGCCTCGGAAATACGGAAGAATTTTGACAATGACATTGCGCTGGTGCGGCTGCAAGATCCAGTGAAAATGGGACCCACTGTCTCCCCTATCTGCCTGCCAGGTGCCTCCTCAGAATACAACCCCTCCGTGGGAGATCTGGGGCTGATCTCAGGCTGGGGCCGAACAAATGCCAAAGATCATGTCATTAAGCTCAGAGGGGCAAAGTTACCTGTTGCTCCCTTAGCAAAGTGCCGGGAGGTGAAGGGGCTAAACCCCGGAATAGATATAAATTCCTTTGTTTTCACTGAGAACATGATCTGTGCTGGAGGTGAGAAAGGTGTTGATAGCTGTGAAGGGGACAGCGGTGGGGCCTTTGCTCTACAGGTCCCTAATGAAGAGAACCCCAAATTCTATGTCGCTGGCTTGGTGTCCTGGGGCCCCCAGTGTGGTACCTATGGGATCTACACTCGTGTCAAGAACTACATTGACTGGATCATGAAGACGATGCAGGAAAATAGTGCCCCCAGTGTAGACTAA